The proteins below come from a single Aegilops tauschii subsp. strangulata cultivar AL8/78 chromosome 6, Aet v6.0, whole genome shotgun sequence genomic window:
- the LOC109742852 gene encoding mitochondrial metalloendopeptidase OMA1-like, protein MCAPGGKIIVYTGLLDKFNTDAEIATVLGHEVAHAIARHAAEKLTKHMWIFMLTVFLLIFIDAPDLIDKLTEYLLGLPFSRKYDGDRGGSHWNHAARFRWF, encoded by the exons ATGTGCGCACCCGGTGGCAAGATCATAGTCTACACCGGCCTGCTCGACAAGTTCAACACCGACGCTGAGATCGCCACGGTGCTAGGCCACGAG GTTGCGCACGCCATTGCAAGGCACGCTGCAGAGAAGCTCACCAAGCACATGTGGATTTTCATGCTCACGGTTTTCCTGCTCATCTTTATCGATGCGCCGGACCTTATTGATAAGCTGACTGAATACCTCCTCGGCCTGCCTTTCTCACGAAAGTAT GATGGAGATAGAGGCGGATCACATTGGAATCATGCTGCTCGCTTCCGCTGGTTTTGA
- the LOC109742843 gene encoding mitochondrial metalloendopeptidase OMA1-like, with product MSIFIRKLRPSLSGLLRSKPAVPTPVAPPPTARRYYHAPCTRRSHDALQSSGRGVLFRPNPVLGRRPPPSQLAIPRYYSYRRKRSSADEAARTVMAVVMLVGGVVITIRDGTIETVPYTNRHHLVVISFEEERNLGEAQFASLKKELGKKVLPTSHSDTIRVTGISTKIISAARRGLASDDNDKLLDEAIWSSNAAQKKKKKPRKVWGAQPMTKHLDELKWEVIVVDDKPVNAMCLPGGKIVVYTGLLHHFNTDAEIATVLGHEIAHVIARHIAETFTKNMWTAILRALMTIDTDDSKMVNDLTEYVLTLPFSRKMEIEADHIGILLLAAAGFDPRIAPGFYEKLGKISGNTSVLEQYKNTHPSSEKRSRLLAEPKVMEKAMALYREARARTEETE from the exons ATGAGCATCTTTATCAGGAAACTGCGCCCCTCCCTGTCCGGGCTACTCCGGTCCAAGCCGGCCGTCCCAACGCCTGTTGCACCGCCACCAACCGCCCGGCGCTACTACCATGCGCCATGCACGCGGCGATCTCACGATGCCCTGCAATCATCTGGCCGAGGCGTACTCTTCCGCCCCAACCCTGTCCTCGGCCGTCGACCACCGCCGTCACAGCTAGCGATCCCGCGCTACTACTCCTACAGGCGAAAAAGAAGTTCCGCCGACGAGGCCGCCAGAACAGTCATGGCGGTAGTCATGCTCGTCGGAGGGGTGGTCATCACGATCCGCGACGGCACCATTGAGACCGTGCCCTACACCAACCGCCACCACTTGGTCGTCATCTCGTTCGAGGAAGAGCGCAACCTCGGCGAGGCGCAGTTTGCCAGCCTCAAGAAGGAGCTGGGCAAGAAAGTCCTCCCCACGTCCCACTCGGATACCATCCGCGTCACCGGCATCTCCACCAAGATAATCAGCGCTGCCCGCCGCGGCCTCGCCAGCGATGACAATGATAAGCTACTTGATGAAGCAATTTGGAGCTCCAATGCAgcgcagaagaagaagaagaagccaagGAAGGTTTGGGGAGCGCAGCCGATGACGAAGCATCTCGACGAGCTCAAGTGGGAGGTGATCGTCGTCGACGATAAGCCGGTGAATGCAATGTGCTTGCCCGGTGGCAAGATCGTAGTCTACACTGGGTTGCTCCACCACTTCAACACTGATGCTGAGATCGCCACGGTGCTAGGGCACGAG ATTGCGCACGTTATTGCAAGGCACATTGCCGAGACGTTCACCAAGAACATGTGGACCGCCATTTTGCGGGCGTTAATGACTATCGACACTGATGACTCAAAGATGGTCAATGATCTGACCGAATACGTCCTCACTTTGCCCTTCTCACGAAA GATGGAGATTGAGGCGGATCACATCGGAATCCTGCTGCTCGCAGCTGCTGGTTTCGATCCACGCATAGCTCCTGGCTTCTACGAGAAGCTAGGAAAGATCAGTGGGAACACATCGGTATTGGAACAGTACAAAAATACTCATCCTTCCAGCGAGAAAAGATCGCGGCTTTTAGCGGAGCCCAAGGTCATGGAGAAGGCGATGGCATTGTACAGAGAAGCAAGAGCAAGAACAGAAGAAACTGAATGA